The DNA region TTGGTGATGGTAAAAAAGCAACTCAAGAGATGATCGCAGCTTTAAAAGAATCTTAGAGCCGGAAAATATGAAGAAACAAGTCTATATCGTTGATGACCACCCACTTGTAGTAGATGCACTACAAAACTTAATCGCTAAATCAGAAGATTTAGAGTGCATCGGGAGTGCGGATAATATTGAAAAGGCATTTAACGATATAGAACAACTGCAACCAACGCTGGTTTTGATAGATATCCAACTCAAACAAAACCAAAACGGATTGCAGTTACTCAAACGTCTTAGAACAACTTTTCCAAATATCGCCGTCATCATCATCAGTATGTTGACGGATGATACTTTTGTAGATCGTGCTTTTAAACTTGGTGCTATGGGGTATGTCTTTAAAGAAGATACTACCACTCAAATTGTAGAAGCCATTCATACAGTTCTCAAAGGTGATTATTTTGTAAGTTCCTCTCAAGCTACCCGACTGCTTGGGCATCTCTACAGAGCTTCTCAAAAAGATGAAAAAGATCCTATCGACAGGTTGTCTAACCGCGAATTGGAAGTGTTTCTTATGATTGGAGAAGGTATGCCAGTCAAAGAAATTGCAGCCAATATGGGACTTGCTCCTTCTACCATTGAAACTTTACGTTCTCGTATCAAATCCAAACTCAGCATCACTGAAAACGAAAAACTCATTCGTGTGGCTGTGGAATGGAAATACACACAAGCCAAAACCGATATCGTCGTTTCTTAATTTAATAACGAAGTTTAAAGTAATGATAAAGTAAGTCTTTTCCTTCTTGGGAAGAGAGTAACATTCTATATGCTTCTGCAATTTTAGATTCGTTTTGGGATTGTTTTTGGATGAAATGAAAGAAGTCGTTTGCTCTTTCATCATATCCTAAATTCAAAAGTAAATTTAGATAAAAACTTTGGTCATATTCATCAGCAAACGGTGAGTATGCGATAGGTCGAAGTAGGTTTTCTGCATCTCGCCATTTTCGAATTTCAAAATAACATCTTGCGTAAACTTTTTTTTCTCTCCATCCCAAAAGCCTTGGATTTTTCAAATAAGTAAGAGCTTTTTTTGGATCTTTTTCAGCAGAATAAACAACACGGCCCATGAGATGTGAGGCTTGAAGGTGTTTAGGATCTTGTTCTAAAATAGTAACTAGTTCTGCTTTGGCTTTCTCTGTTTCATTGAGTTCTAAGTAAGTTTTTGCTAAAATTAATTTTGCTTCGTTATAGTTGGCTTTGTATTCAAGTGATTTGTTTAAAGATAAAATAGCATTGTTATAATCTTTCAATATATAATAAGCAAGCCCTAGATTGTAATGATAAAAAGGATTATAAGGAGAAATTTGATTGGTTTCCAACCAAGTATTTTTTGCTTCGGACCAACTGTCTTCTTGCGCATAAATCATTCCGAGTAAAAAACTTGCGGCTTCATGGTTTGGTTCTTTTCTGAGCGCCTTGTTTAAACTTTCTTTGGCTTCTTGCCATTCCATTCGCGAGTACAATAAACTTCCGTTTAAATAATCATACTCAGGATAAGATTTATAAACCTCTGATTGGATTTTTTTCCATTCTGTATCAGCTAAAAGAAACCTTCCATAACGAAGGGCATTGATGATATTTCGACTGACCTTTTCTAATTCAATTTTTGCATTGATTTCGATGGTTTCTTTATCTTCTGATTCAGAGTGAATCATGTTGGTAGAGAAAAAAAGAAGAAAAACAAAGATTGGGATTTGAATTTTAGCTTTCATAAATTGATTCTAACCATTTCACAATTTTTATATGAGCATCGCGAACTAATTTTATTTTTGAATGAGGAAAATCTATAGGGAAGTTTTTTTTCTCGGTTAAAGAAGAAAGAGATCCTAAATAGGGAATTCCTAATTCTTGTTCCGCAAATTGACCTAGGGATTCGTGGATAGGTGTTATGCCTACCAAACAAATTTTTTGCCCGTTGGTTATGGATTCCATCATCGTTTGTCCAAAATATGTGAGTACAAATTCAGAAGATTGAATTTGTTTTAAAAATTCAATATAAGAAACTCTGGCTATAAATTCTATATTTTGATCGATTGGTGGACTTCCTCCAATTCGTATCACGGAACTAATGTTAGTTTTTTTGTCCGGAGATTCCAAATGCAAACAACGGATCAAGTAATCATCGATTTGTTTTGAATTTTTATCCCCAAGACTGCCTGCATAAACAAGAACTCGACCTGGAATTGTAGTTTGGTTCCAATCCAAATCAGAAAGAGGAGAACTAAAATAAGAAATTAGATTTTTATTTGTTATTGGTGCAATGGGGTTTGGCAGAAAAAAACTAGAATTTGGTTTTGTTGGTAAATGGTTGGTGTTATCAATATAAAACTCATGAGGTAAATGGAATTCATTTTCTCTTATGTCGAGGACATGCGGCAGGGGCAGGTCTTTCGAATGAAGGTCTGGTGTTGTTGAGAGTTCTACTTCATATCCTTTCATTTCTAAAAATAAAGCCAAAGACTTACATCTTTCTAAGTGTCCAGTTCCATATTCAGCAGGTTCTGCATAAACAATCCGAACTTTTTTGGAATTTCGATCCACTTTTGGTAATGAAAAAACCACTTGTTCTACAGAAGCATTGATTAAAAAAAACTTTGGATTTTCTTTTGCCAATTGGAGGACTTCTTTGGCTCCAAAAAATGGATCCTTCAGTCCCAATTCTTTCCATAATTTACAAACAAGCTCATAATCTTTAGGTTCATCAACAGTGATTCGCAAGGCATTTTGTGAAACATCTGTTAGATGGCTTAGGTGGTGGGTTTGTAGTCGGATTTGTTTGTGGATTTCTGGATGTTCTTTGATATGGAGAGAAACATGTTCCGTATATCTTTCGGGAATCGGGCCTTCTGTTTCATACAAAAGAGAATCTGCAGAAAAACATTCCACTCCCATCCCTAAGGGGAGACCCACCATCGAAAGGCTATAATAGGAATCAGAAATATACGTAATGGCTTCATACAAATATCGTATGGATTCTAAATCAACAAATGGGTTATCGCCTGTTAATCGAAAGATATGTTTGGCATGAAAATGAAGGCATGCTTTTCGAAACCGATCCCGAACATCAGTTTCTGATCCTATGAAGTATTGGTAGTTTCTGTTTTGTAAAAATTTTATAAGTTCGGTATCACTTTCGGGAACTAAAAATACAATCTGTTCTTTAGGAAAAATAGTGGAGAGTCGATTGTGGATATGATCAAGGACAGTTGTATTTGAATTTTCTGGAATGGATTTTAAGATTTTTTTTGGAAACCTTGTGGATCCTAGTCTTGCCTGGATAAAGGCAAAACAATCACGCGTTGAAAGTATACCACTCATCACAATGCAAACAAGGAGCTGGAATTTTTCCGTGTTCTCCATTAAAACTATGTTTAAAAAAGTCTAAACCTTTTCGCCAAATATCCGTTAAAGATTCTTTGTATAAATTTCCAACAATTTCTGTTTGGGTTTGTTTGCAAATGGAAATCGTTCCATCAACAGAAAGAGACAAATCACGAACCAAATGCCAACAAAAATCCCGGTGAATGGGAGTTAAATCACTCACTCGACGTTCGGGGAGTTTGTTTGCAAAAGTATTATATTTCTGTAAGATGATGTTGATTCCTTTTTTCTCAAAGTGGGTAAAATAAGGATCAATTTCTTCTTCCACTTCTTTCATTTTGATCATCTGAACGTGTAATGATTTGTTTGGAAGTATTTGTGAAAGTTTGTCTATAGTGCTAAGAACTTTTTCTAGTTCTGATTTTCCATATAATGATTTGTAAACATCAGGTTTCAAACTAGTGACATTGGCAATGATACAAATTTTTTCTTTTAGAGAAGGATCTAAAGTACCAATAACTGTGAGTAATGAATCGGTATTTGTATATAATGCTGTTTCAACGATGAGTTCATTTAGTAAATTTAGTTTTAGAATTTCTAAAACAACGTTTTTAAATTCAGGATGGAGGAGTGGTTCTCCATTTCCAGAAAGACTGATTGTAATGGGAGAGGTAAGTTCTGTATTTAGTTTTGTGATGGTATTTTTTACTTCTTCCAAAGAAACAAAACTTCCGTCGTTAGACAAATCGGCAAATTCACGCGGACAAAATGTACATTTAAGTTCACAACCTTTATAAATTTCCCATTCCAAATAAGATGGGGCACTGCGAAATAACTCAGGTTTTTCTTTTAATTTGGAAAGTAGGTTATCATAGTTTAAACTTTCACCCACTTGTAACAAACCTTGGATGAGAGTTAAGGAACGAATGGATGCCAACCGAAAGTCCAAACGAAGTTGGCGAAGGTCAGGTGCCTTATAAAAAATATCTACATCATATTGGTTGATGTTTTTTAGAAAAAACGAGTGAATGTCTGTGGATAATGTATCGGGTAAAGAGGTTAAAAATTCGCGAGTGATGATGGTAGGAGTAAGACCCGGTGGTAAATTTTCAGAATAAGAATATTGGCTAAAAAAGTTTTTATGACGTTCCCAAGCTTTTTCTGTGAGATCAGCATCTAAAAGTGGGGAAATTCCAGTAAAATAAAGAAAACAGACTTCGTCCCAATCAGGATCTTTGAACTGAGATTCTGGTAAAAGTTTTCCTAACTTAAGTAAAAATTCATATTCTTTAGAGATATCTTCATGGATTGTCAGTCGGTTTCCTAAGGAAGTGGAACCTAGTTTTTTTGAAAGATTGGAATCAAGGTTGATATGAACGGGTATTTTTGGAAATACTAAGGAGAGTCGATTCACAAATTCTTCCCAGAGTTCTATTCTAAAATTCAAATTTAGAAACTGAATGGAAGGGGAGTCCAAATAAACTACCGCAAAACTTGGGTTATAGTCCTTTCGGTTCATCATTAGTCTATGTTGTATTTTTCTTCTGGGTTACTTATATTGTGTTCTTTGATATAGATGGGATCAAAGATAGATATAGATGTATTTTTGCGTGTGTTTGAGACCCACTCTTCAAAAGAAGTTTGTTCTTTTTCTCGAAACAAAAACCCTTGAATCCCTTTTCTCACTGCATCCAGTGGTGTTGGTCTCATTCCTTCAATAAAAACGATACAGTAACGTTTACGATCATCTCTAAAAACTTCAGAAATTTTTCCAGGCCCACCTACTTGTGTTAATACAGAAGCAGTGATTGGTTGGGTTTTGTATAATTCAAAGGTGGGAATCCAATTAACGAGACCCCCATTCAACCGATAACGAGATTCATTTCTTGGGCCAGAAGCTACAAGTTTAAAGAAAGACGGATCTTTTAATGATTTATTCCGAATTTCAGTGAGTTCATTGAACACTCTTGTTTCTTCGTCAATGGATGCATTCGCTGGAGAAAGAACGATTTCGCGAAATCGAAACTCTGATCCCACCTTCGCCTTGTTTTTGTTATACCATGATTGAACTTCTTGTTCTGAAGGTAGTGGAGGACTCACCTTGATTTGTAAAAGTTGGCCTTTCTTGATTTGGTAAGGTAAATCTTCTAACCAAATATCATAAGGTAAATTGAATTGATTTTGGACGGACTTCTTAAATTGTTCTAAGTCACTGATCCCTTGGGCTTCCATCCTTTTTTGGATTTCGGCTTCGATTCGTTTTTCATTTACCTGAATGGATTCTTCATCAGCAGCATTGTCCACCACGGCTCGATCAATTAAAAAATCAATTACCTGAGAATGAAGAGATCCCTTTTTGCGATAGTTCGGAAAAAAACGGGATAAGTTTTTATAACGTTCCACACCTTCTTCATAATCCAAACTGGAAATGGATTTAGGACCAACAATGGCTAGAACTGCATTTAAGGATTCGTAGGAATATAAACTAACGTTAGGGGTGAAAATAAGGCTAAAGGATAAAACCGTAGCAAAAAACAAAACGAGAAATCGAGACATTCGTGATCCTTTTTGCATACGGTCGTAAATTTATCCGATGAACGTGGTATGTAAAGCCTTTACTGCATCTTCTGCTTGGTTTTGTTTGATGACGCAGGAAATTTTAATCTCCGATGTAGAAATCATTTCAATATTGATGTTTTTTTCCGCGAGAGATTGGAACATCTTAGCGGCCACACCTACATGAGATTTCATTCCCACGCCAACTGCGGACACAATCGAAATATTTTCATCGATTTCTGCTTTTCCATTTCCATGGTCTTTCGCATAGGCATCAATGATTGGTTTTGCGGCAGCAATGTCTTTTTTAGCAATGGTGAAAGAAATTGTATTGATTCCATCTCTAGGAGAGGATTGAACAATGACATCCACGATTACATCTTTGTTTGCCAATTGAGTGAATAACTCCGCAGCAATTCCTGGTTTGTCTTTTACATCGGCAATCGTTACTCGAGCTTGGTCACCTTTGGCAGTCACACCGCTCACTTTCATTTTTTCCATAATTTTGTCCTCACTCATCACTAAAGTTCCCGGTTTGTCGTGGAAACTGGATCGTACGTGGATGACCACGTTATAGTTCATACCTAATTCAACACTTCGAGAGTGAAGGACTCCAGCACCAAGGCTTGCGAGTTCTAACATTTCTTCGTAAGTGATTTGTTTGTGCATCTTTGCGGTTGGAATTTTTCTTGGGTCAGCAGTGTAAACACCGTCAACGTCTGTATAAATTTCACATTCATCAGCACCAAGGGCAGCAGCAAGAGCCACAGCGGAAGTATCACTTCCTCCTCGGCCAAGAGTTACGATATTTTCGTCCTTATCAATTCCTTGGAAACCCGCAACAATTACCACCTTGTTCTTGTTAAATGCTTCATCAATTCGAGAACGGTCGATCATTTCGATTTTTCCGTTTGAGAAGTTTCCATCGGTTAAAATTTTTAATTGGGAACCGGTAAAGGATTGGGCAGGCACTCCAATTTCATTTAAAGCAATGGCAAGTAGAGCAATCGACACTTGTTCACCCGTCGAGAGTAACATATCCATTTCTCGTTTGGGAGGATTTTTTGAAATTTGGTCAGCCAAGTCTACAAGTTCGTCGGTAGTATGTCCCATTGCAGAAACAACAACGGCAACTTTTTGGCCTTCGTCGTGGTAACGTTTGATGCGTTTGGCCACATTTTGGATTTTAGTGGTGTCACCAACGGAGGTTCCACCGTATTTTTGGACAACGATTTTCGATGACATGGGTATATGGACAGGGTGCTACAGGCAAATCGGGAATCAAGTAGAATGAATTTTTTTGCAACCAAACATAAATTGGGGACTCCAATAGGTATAGGTTTATTTGTATGAATTCTTCTACCACCGTTGAGCCAGTTGTCAAAGAACAGGCTCCCTTACTCTTCCTGATTTTATTTTTTATGGTTCAGGCCACTGTTCTAACTGTTTTCACTGTTCCTTTTGAATGGTCACTCGTTGGGCTTGCCATCGCATCTTACTTCCTTCGGATGTTTGGAATCACAGCCGCCTACCATCGTTATTTTTCCCATGCTTCCTTCAAAACATCCAGGGTTTTCCAATTTGTTTTGGCTTGGATTGGTGCGATGTCC from Leptospira noumeaensis includes:
- a CDS encoding aspartate kinase; the protein is MSSKIVVQKYGGTSVGDTTKIQNVAKRIKRYHDEGQKVAVVVSAMGHTTDELVDLADQISKNPPKREMDMLLSTGEQVSIALLAIALNEIGVPAQSFTGSQLKILTDGNFSNGKIEMIDRSRIDEAFNKNKVVIVAGFQGIDKDENIVTLGRGGSDTSAVALAAALGADECEIYTDVDGVYTADPRKIPTAKMHKQITYEEMLELASLGAGVLHSRSVELGMNYNVVIHVRSSFHDKPGTLVMSEDKIMEKMKVSGVTAKGDQARVTIADVKDKPGIAAELFTQLANKDVIVDVIVQSSPRDGINTISFTIAKKDIAAAKPIIDAYAKDHGNGKAEIDENISIVSAVGVGMKSHVGVAAKMFQSLAEKNINIEMISTSEIKISCVIKQNQAEDAVKALHTTFIG
- a CDS encoding spiro-SPASM protein; amino-acid sequence: MMNRKDYNPSFAVVYLDSPSIQFLNLNFRIELWEEFVNRLSLVFPKIPVHINLDSNLSKKLGSTSLGNRLTIHEDISKEYEFLLKLGKLLPESQFKDPDWDEVCFLYFTGISPLLDADLTEKAWERHKNFFSQYSYSENLPPGLTPTIITREFLTSLPDTLSTDIHSFFLKNINQYDVDIFYKAPDLRQLRLDFRLASIRSLTLIQGLLQVGESLNYDNLLSKLKEKPELFRSAPSYLEWEIYKGCELKCTFCPREFADLSNDGSFVSLEEVKNTITKLNTELTSPITISLSGNGEPLLHPEFKNVVLEILKLNLLNELIVETALYTNTDSLLTVIGTLDPSLKEKICIIANVTSLKPDVYKSLYGKSELEKVLSTIDKLSQILPNKSLHVQMIKMKEVEEEIDPYFTHFEKKGINIILQKYNTFANKLPERRVSDLTPIHRDFCWHLVRDLSLSVDGTISICKQTQTEIVGNLYKESLTDIWRKGLDFFKHSFNGEHGKIPAPCLHCDEWYTFNA
- a CDS encoding cytidylyltransferase domain-containing protein — protein: MSGILSTRDCFAFIQARLGSTRFPKKILKSIPENSNTTVLDHIHNRLSTIFPKEQIVFLVPESDTELIKFLQNRNYQYFIGSETDVRDRFRKACLHFHAKHIFRLTGDNPFVDLESIRYLYEAITYISDSYYSLSMVGLPLGMGVECFSADSLLYETEGPIPERYTEHVSLHIKEHPEIHKQIRLQTHHLSHLTDVSQNALRITVDEPKDYELVCKLWKELGLKDPFFGAKEVLQLAKENPKFFLINASVEQVVFSLPKVDRNSKKVRIVYAEPAEYGTGHLERCKSLALFLEMKGYEVELSTTPDLHSKDLPLPHVLDIRENEFHLPHEFYIDNTNHLPTKPNSSFFLPNPIAPITNKNLISYFSSPLSDLDWNQTTIPGRVLVYAGSLGDKNSKQIDDYLIRCLHLESPDKKTNISSVIRIGGSPPIDQNIEFIARVSYIEFLKQIQSSEFVLTYFGQTMMESITNGQKICLVGITPIHESLGQFAEQELGIPYLGSLSSLTEKKNFPIDFPHSKIKLVRDAHIKIVKWLESIYES
- a CDS encoding response regulator transcription factor, which produces MKKQVYIVDDHPLVVDALQNLIAKSEDLECIGSADNIEKAFNDIEQLQPTLVLIDIQLKQNQNGLQLLKRLRTTFPNIAVIIISMLTDDTFVDRAFKLGAMGYVFKEDTTTQIVEAIHTVLKGDYFVSSSQATRLLGHLYRASQKDEKDPIDRLSNRELEVFLMIGEGMPVKEIAANMGLAPSTIETLRSRIKSKLSITENEKLIRVAVEWKYTQAKTDIVVS
- a CDS encoding tetratricopeptide repeat protein, with the translated sequence MKAKIQIPIFVFLLFFSTNMIHSESEDKETIEINAKIELEKVSRNIINALRYGRFLLADTEWKKIQSEVYKSYPEYDYLNGSLLYSRMEWQEAKESLNKALRKEPNHEAASFLLGMIYAQEDSWSEAKNTWLETNQISPYNPFYHYNLGLAYYILKDYNNAILSLNKSLEYKANYNEAKLILAKTYLELNETEKAKAELVTILEQDPKHLQASHLMGRVVYSAEKDPKKALTYLKNPRLLGWREKKVYARCYFEIRKWRDAENLLRPIAYSPFADEYDQSFYLNLLLNLGYDERANDFFHFIQKQSQNESKIAEAYRMLLSSQEGKDLLYHYFKLRY
- a CDS encoding putative peptidyl-prolyl cis-trans isomerase: MQKGSRMSRFLVLFFATVLSFSLIFTPNVSLYSYESLNAVLAIVGPKSISSLDYEEGVERYKNLSRFFPNYRKKGSLHSQVIDFLIDRAVVDNAADEESIQVNEKRIEAEIQKRMEAQGISDLEQFKKSVQNQFNLPYDIWLEDLPYQIKKGQLLQIKVSPPLPSEQEVQSWYNKNKAKVGSEFRFREIVLSPANASIDEETRVFNELTEIRNKSLKDPSFFKLVASGPRNESRYRLNGGLVNWIPTFELYKTQPITASVLTQVGGPGKISEVFRDDRKRYCIVFIEGMRPTPLDAVRKGIQGFLFREKEQTSFEEWVSNTRKNTSISIFDPIYIKEHNISNPEEKYNID